Genomic DNA from Patescibacteria group bacterium:
ACCCAGGAAGACTTAGGCAATAAGAACTGGATTGCCGAGTGGATGTATCAAAACACCGGTAAAACTTATTACGATTCGATCGCGATTGACACAGCTCTCATCGTCGTAAACGACGTAATTGCCCAGGGCGCTATGCCGGTAGTTTTTAATGACCAGCTCGAAGCGTCGGGAAGCGAATGGTATGGCGACGAGAAACGGGCTAAGGATTTTGCCGCCGGATTACTAAAAATCTGCGAAGAAGTCGGGATGGCTTTACCGGCCGGCGAATCAGCCAGCTGTAAATATTTAATCAACCCCACTCCTCCGGTTAAGGAAATTGCGACTTTATCCGGTTCAGTGACCGGAATAATCGCGCCCAGGGAAAATTTAATAACCGGCCGGGACTTAGGGGCCGGAGACCATATTATTGCCGTTGCCTCTTCGGGCCTGCACGCCAACGGAATTTCCCTGGTCATAAGAAAGGCTCTGGAAATGCCGGAACAATTTTTAACCAAACTGCCTAATGGAAAAACCCTTGGCGAGGAAGCTTTGATTCCAACCCGCTCTTACGTTAAGCTAATTGAAACTTTACTGGAAAACAAAGTAAAAATAAACGCCCTGCTTCCGGGCACTGGCGACGGCGTCGGGAAAATCGCCTTTGATAA
This window encodes:
- a CDS encoding AIR synthase related protein, which gives rise to MQKSEYAKSGVDYTVMEPFKMAMIETGKKTLHFPEKRGVYIVKDAIHAHGAVFEYRGKDQPIWCKTQEDLGNKNWIAEWMYQNTGKTYYDSIAIDTALIVVNDVIAQGAMPVVFNDQLEASGSEWYGDEKRAKDFAAGLLKICEEVGMALPAGESASCKYLINPTPPVKEIATLSGSVTGIIAPRENLITGRDLGAGDHIIAVASSGLHANGISLVIRKALEMPEQFLTKLPNGKTLGEEALIPTRSYVKLIETLLENKVKINALLPGTGDGVGKIAFDKRPLTYRLHSWLSIPPLMQYFRETLGVPMKDCLKTFNWGAGYYIYASPDQIKQILEIGKEAGYELADVGVVEEGKRQVIFEPENITLAPPGE